The Neisseria sicca genome includes a window with the following:
- a CDS encoding helix-turn-helix domain-containing protein: MSKYTLHFKYQAVLHYLHIRSQQRTADHYGISRTHLRRWIRAYQEGGIGALEHPQSKTMTEHRKNPFIADKPDHEKTQAELIEELC, translated from the coding sequence ATGAGCAAATATACATTACACTTCAAATACCAAGCCGTACTCCACTACCTGCACATACGCAGTCAACAGCGTACTGCAGACCACTACGGCATCTCCCGAACCCACTTGCGGCGATGGATACGCGCCTATCAGGAAGGCGGTATCGGCGCACTCGAACATCCACAATCCAAAACCATGACCGAACACCGCAAAAACCCCTTCATCGCCGACAAACCCGATCACGAAAAAACACAGGCAGAGCTTATCGAAGAGTTGTGCTGA
- a CDS encoding transposase, with translation MSTFFRQTAQAMIAKHIDRFPLLKLDQVIDWQLIEQYLNRQRTRYLRDHRGRPAYPLLSMFKAVLLGQWHSLSDPELEHSLITRIDFNLFCRFDELSIPDYSTLCRYRNWLAQDDTLSELLELINCQLTEKGLKIEKASAAVIDATIIQTAGSKQRQAIEVDEEGQVSGQTTPSKDKDARWTKKNGLYKLGYKQHTRTDEEGWLEHEVTRLTVCEYLKPLLADGIDTLVLGCTHFPLLKPLIGREAGNVALVDSAITTAEETARILAQEGLLNTDNNNPDYRFYVSDIPLKFRTIGERFLGRTMEQIEMVSLV, from the coding sequence ATGAGCACCTTCTTCCGGCAAACCGCACAAGCCATGATTGCCAAACACATCGACCGCTTCCCACTATTGAAGTTGGATCAGGTGATTGATTGGCAACTGATCGAGCAATACCTGAATCGTCAAAGAACCCGTTACCTTAGAGACCACCGCGGCCGTCCCGCCTATCCCCTGTTGTCCATGTTCAAAGCCGTCCTGCTCGGACAATGGCACAGCCTCTCCGATCCCGAACTCGAACACAGCCTCATCACCCGCATCGATTTCAACCTGTTTTGTCGTTTTGACGAACTGAGCATCCCCGATTACAGCACCTTATGCCGCTACCGCAACTGGCTGGCGCAAGACGACACCCTGTCCGAATTGCTGGAACTGATTAACTGCCAACTGACCGAAAAAGGCCTAAAAATAGAGAAAGCATCCGCCGCCGTCATTGACGCCACCATTATTCAGACTGCCGGCAGCAAACAGCGTCAGGCCATAGAAGTCGATGAAGAAGGACAAGTCAGCGGCCAAACCACACCGAGCAAAGACAAAGATGCCCGTTGGACAAAGAAAAACGGCCTCTACAAACTCGGTTACAAACAACATACCCGTACCGATGAGGAAGGTTGGTTGGAACATGAAGTTACCCGCCTGACCGTATGCGAATACCTCAAACCATTGCTTGCAGACGGCATCGATACGCTGGTGTTAGGCTGCACGCACTTTCCCTTGCTCAAGCCCTTAATCGGTAGGGAGGCGGGTAATGTCGCGTTGGTTGATTCTGCAATTACGACGGCTGAAGAAACAGCACGCATCCTTGCGCAGGAGGGATTACTCAATACTGACAACAATAATCCCGACTATCGTTTTTATGTCAGCGATATTCCTTTGAAATTCAGAACGATAGGCGAACGTTTTCTGGGTAGGACGATGGAGCAGATTGAAATGGTGTCTTTGGTTTAG
- the ilvN gene encoding acetolactate synthase small subunit, whose product MRHILSVLMENESGAMSRVVGLFSARDYNIDSLAVAPTEDKTLSRMTIVTHGDEQVIEQITKQLNKLIEVIKVVDLNESRFVERELMLVKVRAVGKDRDEFLRLTEIYRGSIIDVTDRSYTIEITGSTDKLDSFLETVGRAQILETVRTGAAGIGRGERILKI is encoded by the coding sequence ATGCGACATATCTTATCTGTTCTGATGGAAAACGAATCAGGCGCGATGAGCCGCGTGGTCGGTCTTTTCTCCGCTCGCGACTACAACATCGACTCCTTGGCAGTAGCCCCGACTGAAGACAAAACCCTTTCGCGCATGACCATCGTTACCCATGGCGACGAGCAAGTCATCGAACAAATCACCAAGCAACTCAATAAATTAATTGAGGTGATTAAAGTGGTCGATTTGAACGAAAGCCGTTTTGTCGAACGCGAATTGATGCTGGTAAAAGTCCGCGCCGTCGGCAAAGACCGCGACGAATTTTTACGTCTGACCGAAATATACCGTGGCAGCATCATCGACGTAACCGACCGCAGCTACACCATTGAAATCACAGGCTCTACCGACAAACTCGACTCCTTCCTCGAAACTGTCGGACGCGCCCAGATTTTGGAAACCGTACGCACAGGCGCAGCCGGTATCGGTCGCGGCGAGCGTATTTTGAAAATTTAA
- the ilvB gene encoding biosynthetic-type acetolactate synthase large subunit: MQLSGAQIIVQSLKAEGVEYVFGYPGGAVIEIYDAIFQLNKFKHILARHEQAAVHAADAYSRVSGKVGVALVTSGPGVTNALTGIATAYSDSIPMVVISGQVGNSLIGTDAFQEVDTVGITRPCVKHNFLVTNVNELAETIKKAFQIAASGRPGPVVVDVPKDVTQAMAKFSYPQEDIFIRSYQPVVQGHIGQIKKAVQMLASAKRPVVYFGGGVVLGNASEELTKFVRMTGAPCTGTLMGLGAYPSSDRQFLGMLGMHGTYEANLAMQNADVVLAVGARFDDRVVSVPSKFFEKAKKVIHIDVDPSSIAKRVKVDIPIVGDVKNVLTEMIGLWGKQDTTPASDSLDKWWKSIEEWRSRDCLWFDNDSEIIKPQYVVQKLAEITNNSAIITSDVGQHQMFAAQYYPFERPRQWLNSGGLGTMGVGLPYAMGAKLAAPDQDVFCITGEGSIQMNIQELSTCFQYRIPVNVVTLNNGYLGMVRQWQELYYGNRESETYFDSLPDFVKLAEAYGHIGIRVDKKSDVEGALLEAVKQKDRLVFMDFLTDKKQNVLPMVGNGKGLDEMVLPPHMRENPKA, from the coding sequence ATGCAATTATCAGGTGCACAAATCATAGTGCAAAGTCTCAAAGCCGAAGGTGTAGAGTATGTTTTCGGCTATCCGGGCGGCGCAGTCATCGAAATCTACGACGCTATTTTCCAACTCAATAAATTCAAGCATATCCTGGCACGCCACGAGCAGGCGGCGGTACACGCGGCAGATGCGTATTCGCGCGTCAGCGGCAAAGTCGGCGTTGCGCTGGTTACTTCCGGACCGGGCGTGACCAATGCGTTGACCGGCATTGCCACCGCATACAGCGACTCTATTCCGATGGTGGTCATCAGCGGACAGGTCGGTAATTCGCTCATCGGTACGGATGCGTTTCAAGAGGTGGATACGGTCGGCATTACCCGTCCGTGCGTCAAACACAACTTCTTGGTAACCAATGTCAACGAACTTGCCGAGACCATCAAGAAAGCATTCCAAATCGCCGCCAGTGGCCGACCCGGCCCGGTCGTGGTCGATGTTCCTAAAGATGTAACGCAGGCGATGGCGAAATTCAGCTATCCGCAGGAAGACATCTTTATCCGCTCTTACCAACCTGTCGTACAAGGCCATATCGGGCAGATTAAAAAAGCCGTCCAAATGTTGGCTTCCGCCAAACGTCCGGTCGTTTATTTCGGCGGCGGCGTGGTATTGGGCAATGCTTCGGAAGAGCTGACGAAGTTTGTCCGCATGACGGGCGCACCGTGTACCGGCACACTGATGGGTCTGGGCGCATATCCTTCAAGCGACCGACAATTCTTGGGTATGCTGGGTATGCACGGCACTTACGAAGCCAACCTCGCTATGCAAAACGCAGATGTCGTGTTGGCTGTGGGCGCGCGTTTTGACGACCGTGTCGTATCCGTTCCGTCCAAATTCTTTGAAAAAGCCAAAAAAGTCATTCATATTGATGTTGACCCGTCCAGCATCGCCAAACGCGTCAAAGTCGATATTCCGATTGTCGGCGATGTGAAAAACGTGTTGACCGAAATGATCGGCTTGTGGGGCAAGCAAGATACGACTCCCGCGTCCGATTCTTTAGACAAATGGTGGAAAAGCATCGAAGAATGGCGTTCGCGAGACTGTCTGTGGTTTGACAACGACAGCGAAATCATCAAACCGCAATACGTCGTGCAAAAACTTGCCGAAATCACCAACAACTCCGCCATCATCACTTCGGACGTAGGGCAACACCAAATGTTCGCGGCGCAATATTATCCGTTCGAACGCCCGCGCCAATGGCTTAACTCCGGCGGCTTGGGTACGATGGGTGTAGGTTTGCCGTATGCGATGGGCGCGAAACTTGCCGCCCCCGATCAAGACGTGTTCTGCATTACCGGCGAAGGTTCGATTCAGATGAACATCCAAGAATTGTCTACCTGCTTCCAATACCGCATTCCGGTAAACGTCGTTACCCTAAACAACGGCTACCTCGGCATGGTTCGCCAATGGCAGGAGCTGTATTACGGCAACCGCGAATCGGAAACCTATTTCGATTCCCTGCCCGATTTCGTCAAACTGGCGGAAGCATACGGCCACATCGGCATCCGCGTGGACAAAAAATCCGATGTTGAAGGCGCGCTTTTGGAAGCGGTCAAACAAAAAGACCGTTTGGTATTTATGGACTTCTTGACCGACAAAAAACAAAACGTGCTGCCCATGGTCGGCAACGGCAAAGGTTTGGACGAAATGGTCCTGCCGCCGCATATGCGCGAAAACCCGAAAGCGTAA
- a CDS encoding putative quinol monooxygenase, whose protein sequence is MPNIKIVALVTVKPEYTETLKPLFQSLVKASRAEEGNISYDLHQEIGKPNRFVFVENWKSQAAIDAHNASEHFQGFVKAIDGKTDALEIVLMEELSV, encoded by the coding sequence ATGCCAAACATTAAAATCGTCGCACTGGTTACCGTTAAACCCGAATACACGGAAACGCTGAAACCCTTGTTCCAAAGCCTGGTCAAAGCCAGCCGCGCAGAAGAAGGCAACATCAGCTACGATTTACATCAAGAAATCGGCAAACCCAACCGTTTCGTCTTTGTCGAAAATTGGAAATCTCAAGCAGCCATCGACGCGCACAACGCAAGCGAACATTTCCAAGGTTTCGTTAAAGCCATCGACGGCAAAACCGACGCACTCGAAATCGTTTTGATGGAAGAACTCTCCGTTTAA